A genomic window from Desulfovermiculus halophilus DSM 18834 includes:
- a CDS encoding FadR/GntR family transcriptional regulator — MFRAAKQNKIFQDVVDQIQEAILSGKLQPGDVLPSERELKELLQVSRGTLREALRVLEQKGLVHIKLGVGGGAVVQDVSYEPVSESLALLIRHQKVSLAHLAEFRAGVEGEAASNAARRISSAETAHLKHLLDQAVACAERTTGRTRSFLQADKAIHLNLATISSNPISIFVHKSIHENIDRYYEQFLVMDPDAIQENIQDLRAIVQAVISGDAEQARRLATSHVYRFTTYMQGVVDQNPNQG; from the coding sequence CTTCCAGGATGTGGTGGACCAGATCCAGGAAGCCATCCTCAGCGGAAAGCTCCAGCCCGGAGATGTCCTGCCCTCGGAGCGGGAGCTCAAGGAGCTGCTCCAGGTCAGCCGGGGCACCCTGCGGGAGGCCCTGCGCGTCTTGGAACAGAAGGGGCTGGTGCACATAAAGCTCGGGGTCGGGGGCGGAGCCGTGGTTCAAGACGTGTCCTACGAGCCGGTCAGCGAAAGCCTGGCCCTGCTCATCCGGCACCAGAAGGTGTCTCTGGCCCATTTGGCTGAGTTCAGGGCCGGAGTCGAAGGCGAAGCCGCGTCCAACGCCGCCCGGCGAATCAGCTCGGCCGAGACCGCACATCTCAAGCATCTCCTGGATCAGGCCGTTGCCTGCGCAGAACGGACCACAGGCCGAACCCGCTCCTTTCTGCAGGCGGACAAGGCCATCCATCTGAACCTGGCCACTATCAGCAGCAATCCGATCTCCATCTTTGTGCACAAGTCAATACATGAGAACATAGATCGCTACTACGAACAGTTCCTGGTCATGGACCCGGACGCCATTCAGGAGAACATCCAGGATCTGCGGGCCATTGTGCAGGCCGTCATCTCTGGAGACGCTGAACAGGCCAGAAGATTGGCCACCAGTCATGTGTACCGCTTCACGACATACATGCAGGGCGTTGTGGACCAGAATCCAAACCAAGGTTAG
- a CDS encoding proline dehydrogenase family protein produces the protein MSLFNHAVSKTIMFVPGPIVGIFAKKYIAGDTLDDAVQVTRKLNAQGIRTTIDVLGEFISTKGEASWFKNQALEVLKTIHRTGIDANLSIKPTQMGLNLDQDFAYANIEEIVSYAKSIQSFVRIDMEDISCTTQTINFYSRLRQAYAPHVGTVLQSYLRRTVRDIDDLSSGPMNIRLCKGIYNEPREHAFKHPEVVRRNYVLALERLFEHRAYVGIATHDPVLIFEAMRLIDKHNLKPGDYEFQMLLGVDEKLREIITSQGHNLRIYVPFGSSWLPYAKRRLKENPDIARHALMQMLGMKSTA, from the coding sequence ATGTCCTTATTCAACCATGCCGTATCCAAGACCATCATGTTCGTTCCCGGACCGATTGTGGGCATCTTTGCCAAAAAGTACATCGCCGGCGACACCCTGGACGACGCGGTCCAGGTCACCCGTAAGCTCAACGCCCAGGGCATCCGGACCACCATCGACGTGCTCGGCGAGTTCATATCCACCAAGGGTGAAGCCTCCTGGTTCAAGAACCAGGCCCTGGAGGTTCTAAAGACCATTCACAGAACCGGCATAGATGCCAACCTGTCCATCAAGCCCACCCAAATGGGCCTGAACCTGGATCAGGACTTCGCCTACGCCAACATCGAAGAAATCGTGTCCTATGCCAAAAGCATCCAGAGCTTCGTGCGCATCGATATGGAAGATATCTCCTGCACAACCCAGACCATCAACTTCTACAGCCGGCTGCGGCAGGCATATGCCCCGCATGTGGGAACGGTGCTCCAGTCCTATCTGCGCCGGACGGTCCGGGACATTGACGATCTCAGTTCAGGTCCGATGAATATCCGTCTGTGCAAGGGGATCTACAATGAGCCCCGGGAGCATGCGTTCAAGCACCCGGAGGTGGTCAGACGCAATTATGTCCTTGCCCTGGAGCGCCTCTTTGAACACAGGGCCTATGTAGGGATTGCCACCCACGACCCGGTCCTGATCTTTGAGGCTATGCGCCTGATCGACAAGCACAACCTCAAGCCCGGGGACTACGAGTTCCAGATGCTGCTCGGGGTCGACGAAAAGCTGCGGGAGATCATCACCTCCCAGGGCCACAACCTGCGGATCTACGTCCCATTCGGCTCCTCCTGGCTGC